In Miscanthus floridulus cultivar M001 chromosome 8, ASM1932011v1, whole genome shotgun sequence, the sequence GGCCCGCTAGCTCCCACCGACCTGAGGAACGGAATCACCCACCCGACCAGTCCTCGGAGGCCACCCTTGTCACGTCGTCGCGCTGTCTCTCGTGTTCCGGTACCCGTGTGCCCTGCACCGCCAGTGCGCGTACGATGGCAAGGCGTGCACGTAGTGGACATGGTTGGCTGCACACTTTTTGTTTGGGTGGATGTATTCCCTCCCTAAGATCAGCCTGTATGCTCTAACCGGCCGTTTCACCGACTGAACCAAACCATCCGTTCAGATCCGATGATGCTTGGTCTCTACCTCAGTGGTTCAGCAGCTGTGCTGCCTGTGGAGTACAAGAAATCTATTTCTAGTGCCTGTCGAAGGTATAGCCAGGCAACGTGGCAACAAGCCCTCTCTAGTCTAGAACGTACGTAGTAGTATCATACCATACTCTTTTCTGTCTGAGGAATGACAGTTGCTTCCGGTGCTGAATTCCGAACCACTCCTGCACACTCACGAACACCGAGCAAACGATTGCTTGCAAGGCTCCCCCGGCCGTCCTGGTTCTGGGCTCTTGTTGTTCAGTTAGTTACCCAATCTAGGGAGGCACGAGCACGACGGGACAGAGATTGATATGTGCAAACAACTTCCACCACCAACGTTTCCTGCGAGACCCACGCCACGCAGTCACGCAGATAGGAGTACATTTACAAGACACCCGTCGGTATGTCAGGACGGATATTCCATTTCCTTCAGTAGGTACGACGAACGAAAGGGAGGTTTTCCCTGCACAAAGGCGCGCCGGCGACACCGCCGTGGTGCTGGTGCCTTACGTTTCAAGCGAAAGCATGCCCTCAGGAATTGTGTCGGATGCGCGGTACGTACCAACCCTGAGGCCAAATGCTCACCCGCCGGCTGCTCACCGACGAAGCATGGTCCATGGAGATTTGGAGGATGCTCTGCTCCTGCTCTTCGTCAGTGGGGGTGAGGTCGACCCCTGAGCTCACTGCTTAACGGTTTAAGGGTGCTATTGCTTTTCAAAAGATGGTAAGGTTGCATCAAAAGCATCAAAGCAGGAGGCTATATACGATTAATTGTACATGTGGATCTAGCCTGACTTCTTTAGCCGAGAGCTTGACAAAGTACAAAAGGGGATGAGATGAGATCGTCAGGCCGATGAGTGGATAAATACACTATTGCAGCAAAAGAGAGAGATCTGAACATGATCTGCTTCTTCtttcctttttgtttctttcCTTGCGGAGGTAGACAGACAATTAGGGAGCCAACTTTTGCTCCTATTTTTCTATGGGTTAATCGGATGTATGCCATTATAATTTCTTCGTTTCTGAAGAACGccattactattcgtctattttgaagcatgtcattataattctttgttttccaaaaaaatGCCACTGAATACGTATGGACACAGCCTGAGCCAACTGCaggcgtatacgaagacgtatacttcatctcccctgtcactgacacgtgggccccacatgtcatcttcttcttcctctcctcgtCTCTCTCCATCCCGACGTGGCCACGGCGGgcgctgccggcggcggcggcggcgggcttgCGGGCGAGCCGACGAGCCGCTGTCGTGACTCCACGCGCCGCTGCTCGGCGTGCTGCTGGCCTTCCCCGGCGGCaggcgcctcctccatggtcggcGTCTGACCTCCTCCTCCATGGATACGGCGCCGGTTGGGCTTCACGAGTACCTCCATGGCTGGCGCCCGGCACACCTCCTCCTCCATGAATCCGGCGCAGGTCGAGCTTCACAAGTGCCTCCATGGCTGGCGCGACCGCGGGCTCCACTGGATCCGGTGCAGGTCGACCGCGGGCTCCCGGTCCCCGGCTCCGGCAGGCGTGGCCCCGTCCCTGCGCGCTGCAGCGACCCCGTCCCCGCGAGATCCAGCAGGCGCGACCCCATCCCCATGCCCGCGGGCTCCAGCAGGCGcggtcccatccccgtccccgtgaGCTCCACTAGGCACGGCCCCTTCTCCGCCCCCAGCCTAGTCCGACGCGCTGCTGCTCGCccgcggcgctgctcggcatgctgctgctgcttgcaggctgccggcgtgctgctgctgctgctcgccatggccgtggccgcgtcgggatggagagggagaggaggaagaagaagatgacatgtgggggccgCGTGTCAGTGACAAGGGTAATGAAGTATACGTCTTTCATATACGCTGCAGCTGGGCCCAGGCCGTGTCCATACGTATTCTGTGGCATATTTGTGGGaaacgaagaattgtaatggtatGCTTCAAAATAGGCGAATAGTAATGGCATTCTTCAGAAACGAAGAAGTTATAATGGCATAGATCCGATTAACCCTTTTTCTAAGGGGGGACATGTTGAGTGAAGTTCATCATGGTAATAATAATGTATAATGTATATGAAATGCTAGCGCACGGACGTCCGATCGGGATGAATTCCATCGAACACCCACCAGCACGCCAGACAAGCCCTCGCCTCGACGCCTGACCCGCCCCCATCCGCGCACCCGCCCCCATCCCCATCCGTTCGCCGCGCCCCCGCAGGCGCACCCCTACCCCGTCGTGCCCCCGATCGCCGCCCCCCAGCACGCCGCACGCCACGTCCACCGGCGACCGGCGCACTATGCCCCATTCCCCGGCCCCTGACTCTTTGAACAGTAggaaacacgtgcaacatgaaacacttcaatgcaacgtacgtctgaaacagataaaacatatgGAATATACACttccaacatatgtgtgaaaacatatgcaacatccagctagaacacttgcaacttacaacatgaaaacacttgctgcaacagaagactgaaacagatgaaacattttggaacatactgttgcaacatatgtgtcaaaacatatgcaacatccagatcaagacgcttgcaacatacgtctcgaaacagatgaaacaaaaacgcttgcaacatgcctttgaaacacttgcaacatcttccaatctacttttgcaatatccatatgaaacGATTGCAACGTACCTCTGAAATGCATAAAACAATTGAaaaatacatttgcaacatagggggaaAGAGGCCTGGGCTGGTCGATTTTTGGCCGATGGGGTGGGAGCTGGCGGTGAGCGGCTATCCGCGAGCACTAGCGGGGCACGCGAGCACCACCACCGCCCGCACCACCGGCACCGGGCTTGGTCGGCGGCGACAGTGGAGGATGGGGGcgaggagcgccatggccgccagGGCAGAGGGAGCTCAGTCACCGTGGTGAGAGAGGGCGTTGTCGGGGTGGGGAGGGCGCCGCATCGGGGTTGGGGAGAGCCACCCACTACCCGCAACACCGCCGTGTCACCTTCATAGATCTCGTTTGTGTTCCATGGATCTCGCCGGGGTTGGGGAGACGGCCGCCGGATCTGCGGGCATTGGGGGCTCCCAGTGAGGACGTCGGGGTGGAGAAGGACGCCGGACGTTGGTGCGCTGTGGCAGAGGACGAGGACCGCGGAAGGGGTAACAATGGGGAGGACGAAACGAAGTGGTGAAAAGGCTGTTCAATGTTCGTTCGGTCCATCGGATGCGAGGCACGTTGCATTCCCGATGATTAGGATCCCATGGGACCTCCTAATCAATACACAAAACACCAGGTACGCAACGATCTCGACAATCCATGATTGCCTGCTGATGTGTTCAGGATCAGCAGCAGCATTCTTTTTGCTGGGTGATAATGAACATCAGAAGGAACAGAAAGCAAAAGAAAGGTGTTTGTGGAGAATGACAAAACAGTGCTCCACTGATATCCATATTCCTTCCTAGAAACAGAACGAGTGTCATCACAATGATGAGCAAGTTACAGTGCGTGTGTGTTTTCTGTCGAAACCTGTGTCAGTAATTAATTCTTTCACCGCTGATACAGGAGTAACACGACTAATCAGTCCTGTGACAGTCAGATgatcgccggcggcggcgtctcCCAGACGTCGAACACATTCTCCTCGCTGTGCAGGGCAAAGAGGCGGTCGCCACCGATGGAGAAGTCGCAGATGGCGCCGCCTTGGCCGCCGCGCAACGTTGACGTCAGCACGTGGTCCGGTCCGCTGAACACCGAGACGGTGTCACCCGTCGACGCGAACAGCTGACCGCCGTACGTCGCGAGCTTCGGATAGCAAACCTCCTCGCTGACGAGCGCCTTCGTCTTCCCGCTCGTCGCCAGCTTGCTCCGCGACCGCCATCGCACGCCGCCGGCGCTGCTCCGGAGGTCGAGGAACCCGAGGTCATCGTACTGGTTGATGACGCACACCGACCTCCCGTCCTCCATCACGACGGCATGGACGGCGTGCTTGTCCTCGAGCGACGCCGGTGTGCCGACGTCGGACCACGACCAGACGACGCTCTTGTCCCGGAAATCGAGCAGGCTGATGAAGGAGGAGTCGGTCCGCGGGAACATGGTGGCCACCATGAGCGTGCCGGTGCCGTCGAGACACTGGAGCCTGTCCGCGTCGCCCAGCGCGCAGCCGGGCGGCTCGTAGAAGAAGTCAGCCTGCTCGCCCGTGTTCGCGTCCCAGACGCCGATGCCGTACTCGTTGAACCGGCCCTTGCAGCTCGCGAAGAAGCTGCACCCTCCGTCGTCAAAGGCCAGCGCGCCGGCGGTGAACGACCTGGGCTGGCGATCGTGCGCGACGCGGAAGCGGTGGCGCAGGCCGCCCGTGAGCGCGGAGAAGGTGgccacgccgccgtcgtcgccgagcCGGCCGGGCCGCTCCCGCGCGGCGACGAGGAGCGTGGCCGCGTCCAGGTACGCCGCGTCGTTGACGGGCGCGTGGCCGGGGTAGTACACGGGCCGGCGCTCCTCGAGCATCCAGTTGTACACGCGCacggcgccgccgtgcgccacgcAGCAGCCGCCGTCGGGCGCCGCGCGCACGGCCGTGACGTCCCCCGGCGCGCGCCCGGGCACGGACGCGGACAGGCGGAGGCGGTCGCCGTCGAACTCGCCCAGGCGCGCGGCGCGGACGCGGTCCAGGAGGCCGTAGTAGAGCGCCTCACGGTACAGCGTCGCCTCGGGGACGCCCGGGGGCACGTGGAGCCCGCCCGTGCGGAGCAGGTCCAGCAGCACCGCGAAGCATGCCGGGTCGCGGTCGATGAAGTACTCGGCCGCCGCGcttccgcctccgccgccgccgccgccgcaggccgCGTCGTCGTGGGAGGCGTTCCAGGAGGCGTCCAGCATGGCTCCCAGCATGGTGTCCCGCCCCGCGCTGGCGAGCGTGGCGGCCGTCGTCTCGAACACTCGCCCGCCAACGTTGAGGCGCACGCGGCCGCGCCCCGCCGCGGGGGTGCACATGGCCGATGATCGCGAGCAGGAAGCGTCACAGGTTAAAATTCGCGCGCGGCTGGCGGAGGCGCCGAGGCGGTGCGTGTGTGTTTTTGCGCGCGGCGCACGGCCGTTATGTTGGAGACGAGCGGGAGGACCCGGCCACCCGGGTCTGGGAGCTGGCGTATATAACGGCGCGGCAGCAGGGCAGACTCGTGCCCGACGTGCCGTGCCGGCTGGGACGAAGAAAAggaggcgcgggcgcggcaggTCGTCCAGAAGGTCCAAGCGCGCGCGACTGAAGAACCGAGAGGATTTGGTCGTCTCGCGCGAGACGTCACCCACCCCGCACGCGTCCACACCCCGGCGCTTGTTCCGTTGACGCGAGACGGGAGTGGGACAGGGAGCGGCGTCCGGTGCTGGGGGACTCCGCCTCCGGCCCCGTGGTGGCCTGGTGGGGCGGGCGCGGGACGACGGATTTGGTGGGGCGGCGGCGATCACGGGAGTGGGTTCGCCGGTTCGGGGTTGGGTGCGCAAGACAAGGGCGTTTCTCTCCTGGGTACTGGTAGTGGATCAGAAAGTTCTGTGGATGGGTTGGGGGACGACAGTGGTGGACTGGGAGGTGTCGCGTTGCACTTGCACGCCCCAAAAGCGGCCGCTCCTGCTTCGGCTGCGGCGAAGATCTCGAACTACTCTCGAGCAGCACGACCCTGGGTATGCTCACTAGCTCCAAAAGTGCGGCAGCTGCAGCCTCGTTCAGTATACTAGCTAACTGAGCGCCCGTAACCAAGACAACTCAGCGGCAGGTAGGACGCCTTTTTAGGACGCTGGATTGAGCTTAAAGAGTGGAAATGCAAAAGGCAAAGACAGCGGTTCTTGTGTAGTACTAGCGTAATTATATGCTAGTACCGCCTGGATTCTGAATTCGAGCTTCACAACACTGCGATGCAAAGGAATTGGTTAACCACGCTACGTCAGCTCATCTTCTTCGTCCTTACATCTTCTGATGGGAGGTAAAATGATGGCACACAAATGGGAGGAATTGATGGCTCACTTCCGTTCCTGTCCGTAGATCCAAGTGAGATACGAGTATATTCAACAAGTGACCGAAGCGCGGACGTAAATCCCAGTGAGATATTCAACCAGTGACAAGAGGAAGGCGAAAATTTCTGCAGGAAAGCGATGGGTCGGGCGAAGCAGCAGGAGGACGGCGATCGAGCTGGCGTCGCAGCGCATTCAGGTCTTTATCTTTAGTCGTCGGCTCTGGTAGTGCCGGGCTCGGATTGCCTTCGCGTCATTCCTTTCTTTGAAGAAAGAAACGCACGCGTTCTTATCGGTTTGACGAGTGCACACGCGCCGCAGGACCCCTGGCGGCCTCCGGCCGTGCGTGGTGCGAAATTAAagggaacggcggcggcggcctaatCCCACTGCCTAATCTTGCACTCCATTTGACTCTGCTCTAAAACATGATCGAGACGACCACTACGAGACTGTATCTTGATTCTTGATATGAATCTGTGGTCTGTGTCTCTGGTCGCGAAGGGTGTACAGTACAGGTTAAACTTAAACGGCTTTATTATGTGTTTTGCTGAGCAAATTTTAACAGAATCCCATGGagaaaatgagagagagagagagagggatgacCGTGATTTAGTTGACCACCTGGACGCATGTGACGCCATCGAGTTAGTCGATCGAAGTGTTTTGGACTTGTTGAACTGGTCGCCGTCCCTGATGCTTCGATGCAATGTGCCGTGCGGTGACCAAGTTGGGACATTTTTCTCCTCG encodes:
- the LOC136474220 gene encoding BTB/POZ domain-containing protein At2g24240-like, which produces MCTPAAGRGRVRLNVGGRVFETTAATLASAGRDTMLGAMLDASWNASHDDAACGGGGGGGGSAAAEYFIDRDPACFAVLLDLLRTGGLHVPPGVPEATLYREALYYGLLDRVRAARLGEFDGDRLRLSASVPGRAPGDVTAVRAAPDGGCCVAHGGAVRVYNWMLEERRPVYYPGHAPVNDAAYLDAATLLVAARERPGRLGDDGGVATFSALTGGLRHRFRVAHDRQPRSFTAGALAFDDGGCSFFASCKGRFNEYGIGVWDANTGEQADFFYEPPGCALGDADRLQCLDGTGTLMVATMFPRTDSSFISLLDFRDKSVVWSWSDVGTPASLEDKHAVHAVVMEDGRSVCVINQYDDLGFLDLRSSAGGVRWRSRSKLATSGKTKALVSEEVCYPKLATYGGQLFASTGDTVSVFSGPDHVLTSTLRGGQGGAICDFSIGGDRLFALHSEENVFDVWETPPPAII